A region of Marnyiella aurantia DNA encodes the following proteins:
- the rplO gene encoding 50S ribosomal protein L15, protein MNLNNLKPASGSTFNSKRIGRGQGTGKGGTSTKGHKGQKARAGYSQKIGFEGGQMPIQRRLPKFGFNNVNRKEFRGINLDTIQNLIDTKDIKGDITREVMIENGLASKNDLVKIMGRGELKSGVSISADKFTKSAEDLIAKAGGKAITL, encoded by the coding sequence ATGAATTTAAATAACTTAAAACCAGCTTCTGGTTCCACTTTCAATTCCAAGAGAATTGGTAGAGGTCAGGGAACAGGAAAAGGCGGTACTTCAACAAAAGGACATAAAGGTCAGAAAGCCAGAGCCGGATACTCTCAGAAGATCGGTTTCGAAGGTGGACAAATGCCTATCCAGAGAAGATTGCCTAAGTTCGGTTTCAACAACGTAAACAGAAAAGAATTTAGAGGAATCAATTTAGATACTATCCAGAACCTGATCGATACAAAAGACATCAAAGGTGACATCACCAGAGAAGTTATGATCGAAAACGGTCTGGCATCTAAAAACGACCTTGTGAAAATTATGGGTAGAGGCGAATTGAAATCAGGTGTTTCAATCTCTGCAGATAAATTCACAAAATCTGCTGAAGACCTTATTGCTAAAGCAGGCGGTAAAGCAATTACTCTATAA
- the rpsE gene encoding 30S ribosomal protein S5 produces the protein MLGLDNIEKVKPGGLELKDRLVSVNRVTKVTKGGRAFGFSAIVVVGDEAGVIGYGLGKSKEVATAISKAVEDAKKNLVKVPVTKEGTIYHESTARFGGGHVFMKPASHGTGVIAGNTVRIVLESAGIKDILTKSKGSSNPHNVVKATFKALLDIRTPEEIARMRGVSLDKVFKH, from the coding sequence ATGTTAGGACTAGATAATATTGAAAAAGTAAAACCGGGAGGATTAGAATTAAAAGATCGTCTCGTATCTGTAAACAGGGTAACTAAAGTAACCAAAGGTGGACGTGCGTTCGGTTTTTCTGCAATCGTGGTTGTAGGAGACGAGGCTGGCGTTATCGGTTACGGTTTGGGTAAGTCCAAAGAAGTTGCAACAGCAATCTCCAAAGCAGTTGAAGATGCTAAGAAAAATTTAGTTAAAGTTCCTGTTACTAAGGAAGGTACAATTTATCACGAGTCTACAGCCAGATTTGGTGGTGGTCACGTATTTATGAAGCCAGCTTCACACGGTACGGGAGTTATTGCAGGTAACACGGTACGTATCGTACTGGAGTCTGCAGGTATCAAGGATATCCTTACAAAATCAAAAGGATCTTCCAACCCACATAACGTGGTGAAGGCAACCTTCAAAGCATTGTTGGACATCAGAACTCCTGAAGAAATCGCAAGAATGAGAGGGGTATCACTAGACAAGGTATTTAAACACTAA
- the rpmJ gene encoding 50S ribosomal protein L36 has product MKVRASIKKRSADCKIVRRKGVLFVINKKNPKFKQRQG; this is encoded by the coding sequence ATGAAAGTTAGAGCATCTATTAAAAAAAGAAGTGCTGATTGCAAGATTGTTCGTCGTAAGGGCGTTCTGTTTGTAATCAACAAGAAAAACCCAAAATTTAAACAAAGACAAGGCTAA
- the rpsM gene encoding 30S ribosomal protein S13 → MARISGIDLPKNKRGVIGLTYIYGIGRSTSSEILKNAGISEDKKVNEWNDDELAAIRNYITENIKVEGELRSEVQLNIKRLMDIGCQRGIRHRLGLPLRGQRTKNNSRTRKGRRKTVANKKKATK, encoded by the coding sequence ATGGCGAGAATTTCCGGTATTGATTTACCAAAAAACAAAAGAGGAGTTATCGGTTTAACTTACATCTATGGGATCGGAAGAAGTACTTCTTCAGAAATCCTTAAGAATGCCGGTATCAGCGAAGACAAAAAAGTCAACGAATGGAATGACGATGAATTGGCCGCAATCAGAAACTATATTACCGAAAACATCAAGGTTGAAGGTGAACTGCGTTCTGAAGTGCAACTGAACATCAAGCGATTGATGGACATTGGGTGCCAACGAGGAATACGTCACAGACTCGGATTACCTTTAAGAGGCCAAAGAACGAAAAACAATTCTAGAACCCGTAAAGGAAGAAGAAAAACTGTTGCTAACAAGAAAAAAGCAACTAAATAA
- the secY gene encoding preprotein translocase subunit SecY, with protein sequence MKGFIQTLKNIWSLKELRDKILFTLGMVLVYRFATFISLPAINLSEVGNLLDHYKSQGGNNQGAGLLGLLSSFTGGAFANASVMALGIMPYISASIIVQLMGMAIPYLQKLQKDGESGRNTLNQITRWLTIAVCLVQAPSYLTSITTMFLPYSQFSQAYYIDPNSVMFWLPSIVILVAGSVFAMWLGEKITDKGIGNGISILIMVGILAGLPQAFVQEYVTQTGKGGSGTILILVEVLFWMLVVLLAIILSVAVRKIPIQYVSRAQARGGVNKNLMQGARQWIPLKVNAAGVMPIIFAQALMFVPGLLVKLDDSNTFFAGFQNVFSWQYNVLFALLIIIFTFFYTAITIPVNQMADDLKRNGGLIPKVRPGKETSDYLDDILSKLTLPGSIFLAIFAILPALVFGWLVETQNFALFFGGTSLLIMVGVILDTVQQINTYLLNHHYDGLMQSKLSRSSNIQ encoded by the coding sequence ATGAAAGGATTTATACAAACACTTAAAAACATTTGGAGTCTAAAGGAACTTAGGGATAAAATCTTATTTACTTTAGGAATGGTCCTAGTGTATAGATTCGCAACCTTTATTTCCCTGCCGGCCATTAACCTGTCCGAAGTCGGGAACTTATTGGATCATTACAAAAGTCAGGGCGGAAACAACCAGGGAGCAGGTCTTCTTGGTTTGCTTTCGTCATTTACAGGAGGTGCATTTGCCAATGCCTCTGTTATGGCCCTTGGAATAATGCCTTATATCTCTGCCTCCATTATTGTGCAGCTGATGGGTATGGCCATTCCTTACCTTCAGAAACTTCAGAAGGACGGGGAATCGGGACGTAATACGCTAAATCAGATTACGAGATGGTTAACCATCGCTGTCTGTCTGGTTCAGGCACCATCTTACCTTACCTCGATTACTACCATGTTTTTACCGTATTCGCAGTTCTCACAGGCTTATTACATAGACCCTAACTCGGTGATGTTCTGGCTTCCTAGTATTGTGATACTTGTAGCAGGTTCTGTATTTGCGATGTGGTTAGGTGAGAAGATTACGGACAAAGGTATCGGAAACGGTATCTCCATACTGATTATGGTAGGTATACTTGCAGGTTTGCCTCAGGCATTCGTACAGGAATATGTAACCCAAACAGGTAAAGGCGGATCAGGAACCATCCTTATTCTGGTGGAAGTACTGTTCTGGATGTTAGTTGTATTACTTGCAATTATTCTTTCTGTTGCGGTACGTAAGATACCCATTCAGTATGTTAGCCGTGCCCAGGCGCGTGGCGGTGTAAACAAGAACCTGATGCAGGGTGCCAGACAGTGGATCCCGCTTAAGGTGAACGCTGCCGGTGTAATGCCAATCATCTTTGCTCAGGCACTGATGTTTGTACCTGGACTTTTGGTGAAGCTGGATGACAGTAATACCTTTTTCGCAGGTTTTCAAAACGTATTCAGCTGGCAGTATAATGTCCTCTTTGCATTGCTTATCATCATTTTCACCTTCTTCTATACCGCGATCACAATTCCGGTAAACCAGATGGCAGACGATCTTAAGCGTAACGGAGGTCTTATTCCAAAGGTGAGACCCGGTAAGGAAACCTCTGATTATCTGGATGATATTTTATCAAAATTAACATTGCCAGGTTCAATATTTTTAGCTATTTTTGCAATCCTTCCGGCACTAGTGTTTGGATGGTTGGTTGAGACACAGAATTTTGCCCTTTTCTTCGGGGGTACCTCGCTTTTAATTATGGTGGGTGTTATCCTGGATACGGTACAGCAAATTAATACGTATCTGTTGAATCACCATTATGACGGTTTGATGCAATCTAAATTATCAAGATCATCAAATATCCAGTAG
- the rpmD gene encoding 50S ribosomal protein L30: protein MATIKVKQVRSAINRTKTQKRTLEALGLKRLHQVVTHEASPAVLGMVAAVRHLVEVQEEN from the coding sequence ATGGCAACAATTAAAGTAAAACAAGTAAGGAGTGCTATTAACAGAACCAAAACCCAAAAGAGAACTCTTGAGGCTTTAGGTTTGAAAAGACTGCACCAGGTGGTAACTCACGAAGCTTCGCCTGCTGTTCTTGGAATGGTGGCTGCAGTTAGACACTTAGTAGAAGTTCAGGAAGAAAACTAA
- the infA gene encoding translation initiation factor IF-1, with the protein MAKQKHIEQDGVITEALSNAQFRVELENGHILIAHISGKMRMHYIKLLPGDKVKLEMSPYDLSKGRITFRY; encoded by the coding sequence ATGGCTAAGCAAAAACATATTGAACAGGACGGCGTAATTACGGAAGCACTTTCGAATGCGCAGTTTCGTGTAGAATTGGAAAATGGGCATATATTGATTGCCCATATTTCCGGTAAAATGAGAATGCATTATATCAAGCTCCTGCCTGGTGATAAGGTAAAGCTTGAAATGTCTCCCTATGATTTATCAAAGGGAAGAATCACGTTCAGATACTAA